The following are encoded together in the Glycine max cultivar Williams 82 chromosome 8, Glycine_max_v4.0, whole genome shotgun sequence genome:
- the LOC102668214 gene encoding uncharacterized protein isoform X2, whose amino-acid sequence MANTCCPIELEPRTLNQVQFTQAREVAAEVVQKLQPREASALFIEEVMHMDENGNLTEKLVDCMKKAESIPDDKACHCQCSCAAVNPFKEPLSAPF is encoded by the exons ATGGCGAACACTTGTTGTCCCATTGAGCTGGAGCCTAGGACACTGAATCAAGTGCAGTTCACTCAAGCAAGG GAAGTAGCTGCAGAGGTGGTTCAAAAGTTGCAACCACGTGAAGCATCAGCTCTGTTTATTGAG GAGGTGATGCACATGGATGAAAACGGAAACCTAACTGAGAAGCTCGTTGATTGCATGAAGAAGGCTGAGTCTATCCCTGATGACAAAGCTTGCCATTGCCAGTGCTCGTGCGCTGCTGTAAACCCATTTAAAGAACCACTTTCTGCACCGTTTTGA
- the LOC102668214 gene encoding uncharacterized protein isoform X1, protein MANTCCPIELEPRTLNQVQFTQAREVAAEVVQKLQPREASALFIEGLMHPIQEVMHMDENGNLTEKLVDCMKKAESIPDDKACHCQCSCAAVNPFKEPLSAPF, encoded by the exons ATGGCGAACACTTGTTGTCCCATTGAGCTGGAGCCTAGGACACTGAATCAAGTGCAGTTCACTCAAGCAAGG GAAGTAGCTGCAGAGGTGGTTCAAAAGTTGCAACCACGTGAAGCATCAGCTCTGTTTATTGAG GGGCTCATGCATCCAATACAGGAGGTGATGCACATGGATGAAAACGGAAACCTAACTGAGAAGCTCGTTGATTGCATGAAGAAGGCTGAGTCTATCCCTGATGACAAAGCTTGCCATTGCCAGTGCTCGTGCGCTGCTGTAAACCCATTTAAAGAACCACTTTCTGCACCGTTTTGA
- the LOC100801234 gene encoding GATA transcription factor 9 produces the protein MEAPEYFVGGYFGAGGAEQFSLSEKRHSDQKTGEPFAIDDLLDFSHADAIMSDGFFDNVTGNSTDSSTVTAVDSCNSSISGSDNHFATAIVPRCYHSDPQFSGELCVPYDEMAELEWLSNFVEDSFSAEEELKTLQLLSGGGAASTAIGAKPQTPESSSSTDTLPPFASDGTLRNAPFLHSETPRPGKARSKRSRAAPGDWSTRLLHLVAPEKEKPPQAKKREGTNVECSGRKCLHCGAEKTPQWRTGPMGPKTLCNACGVRFKSGRLVPEYRPAASPTFMSTKHSNSHRKVLELRRQKEMQRQQHHQQLMSQSSIFGVSNGGDEFSIHHHHHNHHLHCGPDFRHVI, from the exons ATGGAGGCGCCGGAATACTTCGTCGGAGGCTATTTTGGCGCCGGAGGAGCCGAACAGTTCTCTCTGTCGGAAAAGCGCCACTCCGACCAGAAAACTGGCGAGCCTTTCGCCATTGACGACCTCCTCGACTTCTCCCATGCGGATGCCATTATGTCCGACGGTTTCTTCGACAATGTCACCGGAAACTCCACTGACTCCTCCACTGTCACCGCCGTCGACAGCTGCAACTCCTCAATTTCCGGCAGCGACAACCACTTCGCCACCGCCATTGTCCCCCGCTGCTACCACAGCGATCCTCAATTCTCCGGAGAACTCTGCGTTCCG TATGATGAAATGGCGGAACTGGAATGGCTCTCGAACTTCGTGGAAGACTCGTTCTCCGCCGAGGAGGAGCTGAAGACGCTGCAGCTGCTCTCGGGCGGCGGCGCCGCGTCCACCGCCATTGGCGCGAAACCGCAGACGCCGGAGTCCTCCTCCTCCACCGACACGCTTCCGCCGTTCGCCTCCGACGGCACCTTGCGAAACGCACCGTTTCTCCACTCGGAAACTCCTCGCCCAGGGAAGGCACGCAGCAAGCGCTCACGCGCGGCGCCGGGGGACTGGTCCACGCGCCTGCTCCACCTGGTCGCGCCGGAGAAGGAGAAGCCGCCGCAGGCGAAGAAGAGAGAGGGAACGAATGTGGAGTGTTCCGGACGCAAATGCCTTCACTGCGGCGCGGAGAAGACGCCGCAGTGGCGAACGGGACCGATGGGACCGAAAACTCTATGCAACGCGTGCGGCGTGAGGTTCAAGTCCGGGAGGCTGGTGCCGGAATACCGGCCGGCGGCGAGTCCAACGTTCATGTCAACGAAGCATTCGAATTCGCATCGGAAGGTTTTGGAGCTCAGGCGGCAGAAGGAGATGCAACGACAGCAGCATCATCAGCAGTTGATGAGTCAAAGTTCAATTTTCGGCGTATCCAACGGTGGAGATGAATTCTCgatccatcatcatcatcataatcatcacCTCCATTGTGGGCCAGACTTTAGACACGTTATTTAG